A genomic window from Maridesulfovibrio sp. includes:
- a CDS encoding DVU0772 family protein, protein MGSLRDYKDWDIDWDMTPEDAVTLYLEWGNHPWDSKFAPVTSKNDYTNYFTVYLWDDKPRVLFVRRNSEEARELMSIELPKDIAERFRKSVGGLKGNYPINTEVREWIESQMNN, encoded by the coding sequence ATGGGAAGCCTCAGAGATTACAAGGATTGGGATATTGATTGGGATATGACTCCTGAAGATGCGGTAACACTCTATCTTGAGTGGGGTAACCATCCTTGGGATTCCAAGTTTGCGCCGGTAACATCCAAGAATGACTATACAAACTATTTCACCGTTTACCTGTGGGACGATAAGCCAAGAGTGCTATTCGTCCGCAGGAACTCGGAAGAAGCTCGTGAACTGATGAGCATTGAACTTCCTAAGGACATTGCTGAAAGGTTCAGAAAGTCAGTAGGTGGACTGAAGGGTAACTACCCGATTAACACCGAAGTACGCGAGTGGATTGAATCACAGATGAATAATTAG